The Juglans regia cultivar Chandler chromosome 2, Walnut 2.0, whole genome shotgun sequence genome includes a window with the following:
- the LOC108986526 gene encoding uncharacterized protein LOC108986526 → MRPSSPYTAKPVRTPPTPTPSVFTQNFTFNLTVKRFSVFRPRNARFAVTMTTSSGHSSSPVIESDIGSHSSMFRNTPGKVEAIEEGIERAIYRCRFMTLLGVLGSLVGSILCFIKGCTHVLSSYLEYSVNRGKVIMLLVEAIDVYLLGTVMLVFGMGLYELFVSNLDTAKSRLKEKLPYQSNLFGLFTLKERPKWLNIKTVNELKTKLGHVIVMLLLIGLFDKSKKAVIQSPVDLLCFSASVLLSSGSLFLLSKLTDPADCPT, encoded by the exons ATGAGACCCTCTTCCCCGTACACCGCAAAACCAGTCAGAACACCACCGACGCCAACTCCATCAGTCTTCACCCAAAACTTCACTTTCAATCTAACTGTGAAAAGGTTCTCCGTGTTCAGGCCACGTAATGCCAGATTTGCAGTGACCATGACCACCAGCTCCGGACACTCTTCATCTCCCGTGATCGAATCGGATATCGGATCCCACTCCAGCATGTTTCGGAATACGCCTGGGAAGGTGGAAGCCATAGAGGAGGGCATCGAGAGG GCTATATATCGATGTCGTTTCATGACGCTTTTGGGAGTATTGGGCTCTTTGGTCGGatcaattttgtgttttatcaaG GGCTGCACCCATGTTCTATCATCGTATTTGGAGTACTCTGTAAATCGGGGAAAAGTGATTATGTTGCTGGTTGAGGCTATAG ATGTCTATCTTTTGGGAACTGTGATGCTGGTTTTTGGAATGGGTCTTTATGAGCTCTTTGTCAGCAATCTTGACACTGCCAAATCACgattgaaggaaaaacttcCATACCAATCTAACCTCTTTGGCTTATTCACTCTAAAG GAACGACCTAAATGGTTAAATATCAAAACCGTCAATGAGCTAAAAACCAAGCTTGGCCATGTTATAGTGATGCTGCTTCTAATTGGGTTGTTTGACAAGAGTAAAAAGGCAGTTATACAGTCTCCGGTAGATTTGCTTTGCTTCTCAGCTTCTGTCCTCCTCTCCTCTGGTTCCCTGTTTCTACTGTCGAAGCTCACTGATCCAGCTGATTGCCCAACATGA